Proteins encoded in a region of the Mercenaria mercenaria strain notata chromosome 1, MADL_Memer_1, whole genome shotgun sequence genome:
- the LOC123545572 gene encoding uncharacterized protein LOC123545572, giving the protein MMYCKDSSPLPSAVSRTIGEIIDKNSLLLMQNHAYISVISASSVISKGYGTSNHCIIAKPCIVLSVLAKHYIPINEEPFPTELHGIPVDVRECEFELCGRSAKTFHDKVKMGCKISSTFLPQKHGTLGGFVEHPEYGLCGITCAHVVLSDDLKFELKAKANVKENEMSCCEIFQPFNDPQKQNVIGKQVEVTYKEGGNGTAGVDLALFKLHQRQPTDRTFPDCKSASTIKYESGNVWGQSGIPSDQRKVLKYGFVTGFTYGNIQFENAVVREMDFHSKIEVNKGAEKYTTTLYKQYHIKSDDKKLKFSELGDSGALVFMKEGLDEESELRCIGMVVGVFSDDTCAVTPVTAILKELHVNHLKMFLPNITWEKIENRFRKMEERLMNIEKLVEKALANRNNQSQ; this is encoded by the exons ATGATGTACTGTAAAGACAGTAGTCCACTTCCATCAGCTGTTTCAAGAACGATTGGCGAAATAATTGACAAGAACTCACTTCTATTGATGCAGAATCATgcatatatttctgttatttcgGCCTCTTCGGTGATATCTAAAGGATATGGAACTAGCAATCATTGTATTATTGCAAAACCGTGTATAGTTTTGTCCGTCCTGGCAAAACACTATATACCGATAAATGAGGAACCGTTTCCAACAGAATTACATGGGATACCAGTTGATGTAAGAGAATGTGAATTTGAATTATGTGGGCGTTCTGCTAAAACTTTTCACGACAAAGTAAAGATGGGTTGTAAAATATCGTCTACATTCCTTCCGCAAAAGCATGGAACACTTGGCGGATTCGTTGAGCATCCAGAGTACGGGCTTTGTGGAATCACATGTGCTCATGTTGTGCTGAGTgatgatttgaaatttgaacttAAAGCAAAAGCGAACGTTAAGGAAAATGAAATGAGCTGTTGTGAAATATTTCAGCCTTTTAATGATCCtcagaaacaaaatgtaattggaaAACAAGTTGAAGTAACATATAAAGAAGGTGGGAACGGTACAGCAGGGGTAGACCTTGCCTTGTTTAAATTGCATCAACGTCAACCCACAGACAGAACCTTCCCTGATTGTAAGAGTGCGAGCa CAATCAAATACGAATCTGGTAACGTGTGGGGACAATCAGGAATTCCTTCTGATCAAAGAAAAGTACTGAAGTATGGCTTCGTCACAGGGTTTACATACGGAAATATTCAGTTCGAAAATGCAGTTGTCCGAGAGATGGATTTCCACAGTAAAATAGAGGTAAATAAAGGAGCGGAAAAGTATACAACaacattatataaacaatatCATATAAAATCAGATGACAAGAAACTTAAGTTTAGTGAACTGGGAGACTCGGGGGCGCTTGTGTTCATGAAAGAAGGCCTTGATGAGGAAAGCGAATTGAGATGCATAGGGATGGTGGTAGGAGTGTTTAGCGACGATACATGTGCAGTTACACCTGTTACTGCTATACTGAAAGAACTACATGTCAACCACCTCAAAATGTTCTTACCGAATATCACTTGGGAAAAAATAGAAAACCGTTTCAGAAAAATGGAAGAGCGATTAATGAATATTGAAAAGCTGGTTGAAAAAGCATTGGCTAATCGCAATAATCAATCTCAGTAG